The following proteins are co-located in the Rhodococcus opacus B4 genome:
- a CDS encoding MFS transporter, with product MTTLSERLDHESAAPPPGHRRGRTVPAWLAIAAASIPMFMATLDNLVMTSALPVIQRDLNASVGQLQWFMNAYTLAFATLMLTLSALGDRLGRRRVFLWGIVLFALASVASALSTTSEMLIAARAVQGVGAAAIMPLSLTLLAGAVPVAERALAIGIWGGVSGLGIALGPVVGGAVVDGVSWQAVFWINVPVAAVAIPLALYALGESKGKRQPLDPLGVVLAGAAVFLGVWGIVHGNDDGWTSATVLGALVAAVVLLAAFVVRELRTPFPVMPLRLFRSRQFSLANVIGLTFTLGMMGAVFLLSQYLQIVMGYSPFEAGLRTLPWTAAPMVVAPIAGLLAPRLGVRTLLVTGLVLQGLSLLWMASLIVPGATYGSMVPAFVMAGAGMGLTFAPNATAVLADMPEADHGTASSTNATLREIGVALGIALLTAVFLGAGGSLTPNGYIDALAPALYVGAGSVAVAVVAAALMPGRSKAVPAST from the coding sequence ATGACGACACTCTCCGAACGCCTCGACCACGAATCGGCCGCGCCGCCCCCGGGGCATCGCCGCGGCCGGACGGTGCCGGCGTGGCTGGCGATCGCCGCCGCGTCCATCCCGATGTTCATGGCCACCCTCGACAACCTGGTGATGACCAGCGCCCTGCCGGTGATCCAACGCGACCTGAATGCGTCGGTGGGGCAGTTGCAGTGGTTCATGAACGCCTACACGCTGGCGTTCGCCACCTTGATGCTGACGCTGTCGGCGCTGGGTGACCGGCTCGGCCGCAGGCGTGTATTCCTCTGGGGCATAGTGCTCTTCGCCCTGGCGTCGGTCGCCTCGGCGCTGTCGACCACCTCCGAGATGCTGATCGCAGCGCGTGCCGTCCAGGGTGTCGGCGCGGCCGCGATCATGCCGCTCTCGCTCACCCTGCTCGCCGGCGCAGTGCCGGTCGCCGAGCGAGCCCTCGCCATCGGCATCTGGGGCGGCGTCTCGGGGCTCGGAATCGCGCTCGGCCCCGTGGTCGGCGGCGCCGTCGTCGACGGGGTGTCGTGGCAGGCCGTGTTCTGGATCAACGTTCCCGTCGCCGCGGTCGCGATCCCGCTGGCGCTCTACGCGCTCGGCGAGTCGAAGGGGAAGCGGCAACCGCTGGATCCGCTTGGCGTCGTGCTGGCCGGGGCCGCCGTGTTCCTCGGAGTCTGGGGGATCGTGCACGGCAACGACGACGGCTGGACCAGCGCCACGGTTCTCGGTGCCCTCGTCGCCGCGGTGGTGCTGCTCGCGGCGTTCGTGGTGCGCGAGTTGCGCACACCGTTCCCCGTGATGCCGCTGCGGCTGTTCCGGTCCCGTCAGTTCTCCCTGGCCAACGTGATCGGGTTGACGTTCACGCTGGGAATGATGGGTGCCGTGTTCCTCCTGTCGCAGTACCTCCAGATCGTGATGGGGTACTCCCCGTTCGAGGCCGGCCTGAGGACGCTGCCGTGGACGGCGGCCCCCATGGTCGTGGCGCCGATCGCCGGGTTGCTCGCGCCGCGGCTGGGCGTCCGGACACTCCTCGTCACCGGACTGGTGCTGCAGGGGCTGTCGCTGCTCTGGATGGCATCGCTCATCGTCCCCGGCGCCACCTACGGCAGCATGGTGCCTGCGTTCGTGATGGCCGGCGCGGGAATGGGTCTGACGTTCGCCCCCAACGCGACCGCCGTTCTCGCCGACATGCCCGAGGCCGACCACGGCACGGCCAGTTCGACCAACGCGACGCTCCGGGAGATCGGAGTCGCGCTGGGGATCGCGCTGCTGACCGCGGTGTTCCTCGGGGCGGGCGGCAGCCTCACGCCGAACGGGTACATCGACGCCCTCGCGCCTGCGCTGTACGTGGGAGCCGGATCCGTGGCGGTCGCGGTCGTCGCGGCCGCCCTCATGCCGGGACGGTCGAAGGCGGTCCCGGCGTCGACGTGA
- a CDS encoding acyl-CoA dehydrogenase family protein translates to MTNSLLFDPNSYDPEHFDPETRRLLRALIEWFESRGKKRLIEDDLEAVWPEDFLGFVKREKLFATFLTPAESAGGDPGKRWDAARNAALSEIFGFYGLAYWYAWQVTVLGLGPIWMSGNRAAKDRAAQLLDDGGVLAFGLSEREHGADVYSTDMLLTPAEDDADLAFTASGDKYYIGNGNVAGMVSVFGRRTDVEGSDGYVFFVADSRHPAYHLQGNVVHGQMYVSTFRLEDYPVREEDILHTGVAAFEAALNTVNVGKFNLCTGSIGISEHAFYESITHAHNRILYGNPVTDFPHVRGNFVDAYSRLVAMKLFSARAVDYFRSASLDDRRYLLFNPMTKAKVTSEGEKVIALLHDVIAAKGYEKNTYFREAAQLIGTLPKLEGTVHVNVGLILKFMPNYLLNPAEYPEIGTRLDAADDAFFWAQGPTRGAGKIQFHDWTTAYEAHSGVPNVARFHEQATALRELLTTAPPDTEQQKDLDFLLDLGHLFSLVVYGHLILEQADIAGIDRDLVDQIFDFQIRDFSRYAVALHGKSSATEAQQRWALGAIRRPVVDAERFSRVWAQVEGYDGAYEMRP, encoded by the coding sequence GTGACGAACTCCCTGCTGTTCGATCCGAACTCCTACGATCCCGAGCATTTCGATCCGGAGACGCGCAGACTGCTGCGGGCGCTGATCGAGTGGTTCGAGTCGCGGGGCAAGAAACGGCTCATCGAGGACGATCTCGAGGCGGTGTGGCCCGAGGACTTCCTGGGGTTCGTGAAACGGGAGAAGCTGTTCGCCACGTTCCTCACGCCCGCCGAATCGGCGGGCGGCGATCCGGGCAAACGCTGGGACGCCGCACGCAACGCCGCGCTCAGTGAGATCTTCGGGTTCTACGGGCTGGCGTACTGGTACGCGTGGCAGGTGACGGTCCTGGGTCTCGGCCCCATCTGGATGAGCGGCAACCGGGCCGCGAAGGATCGCGCCGCGCAACTCCTCGACGACGGCGGTGTGCTCGCGTTCGGCCTGTCGGAGCGGGAACACGGTGCGGACGTCTACTCGACGGACATGCTGCTGACCCCCGCCGAGGACGACGCGGATCTCGCGTTCACCGCGAGTGGCGACAAGTACTACATCGGCAACGGCAACGTGGCGGGCATGGTGTCCGTGTTCGGCAGGCGCACCGATGTCGAGGGCAGCGACGGGTACGTCTTCTTCGTCGCGGACAGCCGCCACCCGGCGTACCACCTGCAGGGCAACGTGGTGCACGGCCAGATGTACGTCAGCACGTTCCGGCTCGAGGACTACCCGGTGCGGGAGGAGGACATCCTGCACACCGGGGTCGCCGCGTTCGAGGCGGCACTGAACACGGTCAACGTCGGCAAGTTCAACCTGTGCACGGGTTCCATCGGTATCTCCGAGCATGCGTTCTACGAGTCGATCACCCACGCGCACAACAGGATTCTGTACGGAAACCCGGTCACCGATTTCCCGCACGTGCGCGGAAACTTCGTCGACGCGTACAGCAGGCTGGTCGCGATGAAGTTGTTCAGCGCCCGCGCCGTCGACTACTTCCGCAGCGCGAGTCTCGACGACCGCCGGTACCTGTTGTTCAACCCGATGACGAAGGCGAAGGTCACCTCCGAGGGGGAGAAGGTGATCGCGCTCCTGCACGACGTGATCGCGGCGAAGGGCTACGAGAAGAACACTTACTTCCGGGAGGCCGCACAGCTGATCGGCACCCTGCCGAAACTCGAGGGCACGGTGCACGTCAACGTCGGCCTCATCCTGAAGTTCATGCCGAACTACCTGCTCAACCCGGCGGAGTACCCGGAGATCGGCACCCGCCTCGACGCCGCCGACGACGCCTTCTTCTGGGCCCAGGGACCGACCCGCGGTGCGGGCAAGATCCAGTTCCACGACTGGACGACGGCATACGAGGCGCACTCGGGCGTCCCCAACGTGGCCCGGTTCCACGAGCAGGCGACAGCGTTGCGGGAACTGCTCACCACCGCGCCGCCCGACACCGAACAGCAGAAGGACCTCGACTTCCTGCTCGACCTCGGGCACTTGTTCTCGCTCGTGGTCTACGGGCACCTGATTCTCGAGCAGGCCGACATCGCCGGCATCGACCGCGACCTGGTCGACCAGATCTTCGACTTCCAGATCCGCGACTTCTCCCGGTATGCCGTTGCGCTGCACGGAAAATCGTCCGCCACCGAGGCTCAGCAGCGGTGGGCGCTCGGTGCGATCCGCCGGCCCGTCGTGGACGCGGAACGATTCTCGCGGGTGTGGGCGCAGGTGGAAGGTTACGACGGGGCCTACGAAATGCGGCCGTAG
- a CDS encoding FHA domain-containing protein has protein sequence MEACGRGVAVDRAVESRLSYSDREGHHHTVDLSPTSARVTIGRSPGSDLLLTEDDEVSRLHAVLECVGSHWTILDDGLSRNGTFVNGERLAGRRRLRQGDSIRIGATKIRYLEFGGALDEATRMGTDMPDVRSLTDTQRAVLTALCRPYKHGAAFANPASNQQIAQELFLSVDAIKTHLRALFAKFGVGDLPQNQKRVSLAERAMRSGIINERDL, from the coding sequence ATGGAAGCGTGCGGAAGGGGTGTAGCCGTGGACCGAGCCGTTGAGTCTCGACTGAGCTATTCCGACAGGGAGGGTCACCACCACACCGTGGACCTCTCCCCCACTTCCGCGCGCGTCACGATCGGACGGTCGCCCGGCTCCGATCTCCTCCTCACGGAGGACGACGAGGTCTCGCGACTCCACGCCGTGCTCGAATGCGTCGGCTCGCACTGGACCATCCTCGACGACGGGCTCTCCCGTAACGGCACGTTCGTCAACGGCGAGCGTCTCGCGGGCCGTCGGCGGCTCCGGCAGGGCGACAGCATCCGAATCGGCGCAACCAAGATCCGGTACCTCGAATTCGGCGGCGCTCTCGACGAGGCCACCCGGATGGGGACCGACATGCCCGACGTCCGGTCCCTCACCGACACCCAGCGGGCGGTCCTCACGGCGCTGTGCCGGCCGTACAAGCACGGCGCCGCATTCGCGAATCCCGCCTCGAACCAGCAGATCGCGCAGGAGCTGTTCCTCAGCGTCGACGCGATCAAGACGCACCTGCGCGCCTTGTTCGCGAAGTTCGGCGTCGGCGATCTCCCGCAGAATCAGAAGCGGGTCAGCCTGGCCGAGCGGGCGATGCGCAGCGGCATCATCAACGAGCGGGACCTCTGA
- a CDS encoding response regulator transcription factor: MTIRVLVADDQALVRAGFAALLDAQPDITVAGQAENGEQAVSLTRTLIPDVVLMDIRMPVLDGLEATRRIATDPALSGVRVVVLTTFELDEYVFEAMRAGATGFLVKHTEPAELVRAVRVVADGDALLSPSVTRKLVAEFATHAKRPPHSSRLDDLTDREREVMTLIAEGLTNAEIGSRLFLSPATARTHVSRILLKLGARDRTQLVVMAYEWGLVRPGWQD; this comes from the coding sequence TGCGGGCGGGTTTCGCCGCGCTGCTCGACGCCCAGCCGGACATCACCGTGGCCGGTCAGGCCGAGAACGGCGAGCAGGCGGTGAGCCTGACCCGCACGCTGATCCCCGACGTCGTTCTCATGGACATCCGGATGCCCGTGCTCGACGGACTGGAGGCGACCCGGCGGATCGCCACCGATCCCGCGCTGTCGGGTGTGCGGGTGGTGGTGCTCACCACCTTCGAACTGGACGAGTACGTGTTCGAGGCCATGCGCGCGGGGGCGACGGGTTTCCTCGTCAAACACACCGAACCCGCCGAACTGGTGCGGGCGGTCCGCGTGGTGGCCGACGGGGATGCCCTGCTGTCGCCGTCCGTGACGCGGAAGCTGGTCGCGGAGTTCGCGACCCACGCCAAACGGCCGCCGCACTCCAGCCGTCTCGACGACCTGACCGATCGCGAACGCGAGGTGATGACCCTGATCGCCGAGGGACTCACCAACGCCGAGATCGGCTCGCGGCTGTTCCTGAGCCCGGCCACCGCCCGCACGCACGTCAGCCGGATTCTGCTGAAGCTCGGCGCCCGGGACCGCACCCAACTGGTGGTCATGGCGTACGAGTGGGGCCTGGTCCGGCCGGGCTGGCAGGACTGA
- a CDS encoding alpha/beta fold hydrolase, whose translation MTNTPVAHEHEGRRLTVRTDDGVPLAVREFGSPDAATTVVFVHGHCLRTESWWALREQLVRFWRNDVRMVFYDHRGHGESGEAPAATYTIDQLGRDLGSVLDTVAPRGPVVLVGHSMGGMTALSYTRQNPHTIGSRVVGMALISTAACDLAEAGLGRHLRSPAVSLFRTAVRRAPRVVHGSKRLGSTVCTAIARAASARNRAVDPRLAALVSAMVNTTSVVTMSSFLESLLGFDERHSLAALAHIPSLILCGSVDMLTPFQHSVAMASKLPASELVSVDGAGHSVILERAADVALAIIGLVERIAHGETAARDRELMAAC comes from the coding sequence ATGACGAACACCCCGGTTGCACATGAGCACGAAGGCCGTCGCCTCACGGTCCGGACCGACGACGGGGTCCCGCTCGCGGTTCGTGAGTTCGGTTCGCCCGACGCGGCCACCACGGTGGTGTTCGTCCACGGTCATTGCCTGCGCACCGAGTCCTGGTGGGCACTGCGCGAACAGCTGGTCCGCTTCTGGCGCAACGATGTTCGCATGGTCTTCTACGATCACCGGGGGCACGGGGAGTCGGGGGAGGCGCCGGCCGCCACCTACACGATCGATCAGCTCGGCCGCGACCTCGGTTCCGTCCTCGACACCGTCGCGCCGCGCGGTCCGGTCGTTCTCGTCGGGCACTCGATGGGCGGGATGACCGCGCTGTCCTACACGCGGCAGAACCCTCACACCATCGGCTCGCGGGTGGTGGGCATGGCTCTGATCTCCACCGCGGCGTGCGATCTCGCCGAGGCCGGACTCGGTCGCCACCTGCGCAGCCCTGCGGTGTCGCTGTTCCGCACCGCGGTGCGGCGGGCACCGCGGGTCGTGCACGGATCCAAGCGGCTGGGTAGCACCGTCTGCACGGCGATCGCCCGCGCGGCGAGCGCCCGCAACCGGGCCGTCGATCCGCGGCTCGCGGCTCTGGTCTCGGCGATGGTCAACACGACGTCCGTCGTCACCATGTCGAGCTTCCTCGAATCCCTGCTCGGGTTCGACGAGCGGCACTCCCTAGCGGCGCTCGCACACATTCCGTCGCTGATCCTGTGCGGCTCGGTGGACATGCTCACCCCGTTCCAGCATTCCGTCGCGATGGCCTCGAAGCTCCCCGCGTCGGAACTCGTGAGCGTCGACGGGGCAGGTCACTCGGTGATCCTCGAGCGTGCGGCCGACGTCGCGCTCGCCATCATCGGACTCGTCGAGCGGATCGCCCACGGTGAGACTGCCGCGCGCGACCGCGAACTGATGGCCGCCTGCTGA
- a CDS encoding TetR/AcrR family transcriptional regulator: MASPVKQTRMSATERRELVLAAASRAFARDGYHGTSTDAVAREAGVSQPYVVRMFGSKSRLFADVFDRAMRRIMDAFEPCFADVAADPENDESWLPLGIAYTELLEDRDLLLVMMHGFTSGANPEIGALARDWMSRLYTQVRTRTGCSPERARTFIANGMLLNTLLAMQVPEHAGQDPALEELAVCAFGNTLDAASSEN; the protein is encoded by the coding sequence ATGGCCTCGCCCGTGAAACAGACCCGCATGAGCGCGACGGAACGGCGTGAACTCGTACTGGCCGCCGCATCCCGCGCGTTCGCCAGGGACGGGTATCACGGCACCAGCACCGACGCCGTCGCTCGCGAGGCGGGGGTGTCGCAGCCGTACGTGGTGCGCATGTTCGGTTCGAAGTCGCGGCTGTTCGCCGACGTCTTCGACCGGGCGATGCGTCGGATCATGGACGCTTTCGAGCCCTGTTTCGCCGACGTCGCCGCCGACCCGGAGAACGACGAGTCGTGGCTCCCGCTGGGCATTGCGTACACCGAACTGCTCGAGGACCGCGACCTCCTGCTCGTGATGATGCACGGCTTCACGTCCGGCGCGAACCCGGAGATCGGCGCCCTGGCCCGCGACTGGATGTCCCGGCTCTACACGCAGGTCCGCACGCGCACCGGATGCAGCCCCGAACGGGCCCGCACCTTCATCGCCAACGGAATGCTGCTCAACACGCTGCTCGCCATGCAGGTGCCCGAGCATGCCGGGCAGGATCCGGCGCTCGAGGAACTCGCCGTGTGCGCCTTCGGAAACACCCTGGACGCCGCAAGCTCCGAGAACTGA